The following are encoded in a window of Bradyrhizobium guangdongense genomic DNA:
- a CDS encoding lytic murein transglycosylase, with protein sequence MTLTISRLALAALTLSASIVSVEPALAAAACGSGNFDAWLADFKTEAAAKGISQQAIAAGLAGVTLDQSVLNRDKSQKVFNQTFEEFSGRMVPPRMTRGSNMMKQYGSVLSRIEQTYGVPGEILVAIWGLETDFGVNTGKFATIRSLATLAYDCRRAEQFRGELMDALRIVQRGDLTPAEMKGAWAGELGQTQFMPSSWVKYAVDFDGNGKRDLMHNAPDVLASTANYLAGYGWQKGKDWQPGSPNFAVLQQWNKSEVYSKTVAYFATQLAHAP encoded by the coding sequence ATGACCCTGACGATTTCTCGTCTCGCTCTCGCAGCCCTCACCCTTTCAGCCTCTATCGTGTCCGTCGAGCCCGCACTGGCTGCGGCCGCCTGCGGCTCGGGCAATTTCGACGCCTGGCTCGCCGATTTCAAAACCGAGGCTGCGGCCAAGGGGATCTCGCAACAGGCCATTGCCGCCGGGCTTGCGGGCGTCACCTTGGACCAGAGCGTGCTCAACCGTGACAAATCGCAAAAGGTCTTCAACCAGACCTTTGAAGAATTTTCCGGCCGCATGGTGCCGCCGCGGATGACGCGCGGCTCCAACATGATGAAACAATACGGATCGGTGCTGTCGCGCATCGAGCAGACTTATGGAGTTCCGGGCGAGATCCTGGTTGCGATCTGGGGCCTCGAAACCGATTTCGGCGTCAACACCGGCAAGTTCGCGACGATCCGCTCGCTCGCGACACTGGCCTATGATTGTCGGCGCGCCGAGCAGTTTCGTGGTGAGCTGATGGATGCGTTGCGCATCGTCCAGCGCGGCGATCTAACGCCGGCCGAGATGAAAGGCGCCTGGGCGGGCGAACTCGGCCAAACCCAGTTCATGCCGTCGTCCTGGGTGAAATATGCGGTCGATTTCGACGGCAACGGCAAGCGCGACTTGATGCACAACGCCCCCGACGTGCTCGCCTCCACCGCCAACTATCTCGCCGGTTACGGCTGGCAGAAGGGCAAGGACTGGCAGCCTGGTAGCCCGAACTTCGCGGTGCTGCAGCAGTGGAACAAGAGCGAGGTTTATTCGAAGACGGTGGCCTATTTCGCCACCCAGCTCGCGCACGCCCCTTAA
- the trmFO gene encoding methylenetetrahydrofolate--tRNA-(uracil(54)-C(5))-methyltransferase (FADH(2)-oxidizing) TrmFO — translation MTGLQSNIVHVIGAGLAGSEAAWQVAKSGVPVVLHEMRPDRMTEAHRTDGLAELVCSNSFRSDDAANNAVGLLHAEMRRLGSLIMRAADANQVPAGGALAVDRNGFSATVTKALNDHPLIEIARGEIKGLPPADWSNVIVATGPLTSAPLADAIRELTDENALAFFDAIAPIVHRESIDMSVAWFQSRYDKVGPGGNGADYINCPMTKEQYDGFVAALMSGEKTEFKEWETNTPYFDGCLPIEVMAERGPETLRHGPMKPVGLTNPHDPTTKAYAIVQLRQDNKLGTLYNIVGFQTKLKYGEQQRIFRTIPGLEKAEFARLGGLHRNTFLNSPKLLDSQLRLRAQPRLRFAGQMTGCEGYVESASVGLIAGLYAAADARGERLASPPATTALGSLLGHITGGHIETIEPGTRSFQPMNINFGLFPPLASPPTKKPDGTRLRGNEKTVAKKQAMSALALADLDRWIADHLRIAAAA, via the coding sequence ATGACAGGACTCCAATCCAATATCGTACACGTCATCGGCGCAGGCCTCGCCGGTTCCGAAGCCGCCTGGCAGGTCGCCAAATCAGGCGTGCCCGTGGTGCTGCACGAGATGCGGCCGGACCGCATGACCGAGGCGCACCGCACCGATGGGCTGGCCGAGCTCGTCTGCTCCAATTCATTCCGGTCGGACGACGCTGCCAACAATGCCGTCGGCCTCTTGCACGCCGAGATGCGCCGCCTCGGCTCCCTGATTATGCGCGCCGCTGATGCCAACCAGGTGCCCGCAGGCGGCGCTCTCGCGGTCGACCGCAACGGCTTCTCGGCCACCGTTACCAAGGCGCTGAACGACCATCCCCTGATCGAGATCGCCCGCGGCGAGATCAAAGGCCTGCCACCGGCCGACTGGAGCAACGTGATCGTTGCGACCGGCCCCCTCACCTCGGCGCCGTTGGCCGATGCCATCCGCGAGCTCACCGATGAGAACGCGCTTGCCTTCTTCGACGCGATCGCGCCGATCGTGCACCGCGAGTCCATCGACATGTCGGTGGCCTGGTTCCAGTCGCGCTACGACAAGGTCGGTCCCGGCGGCAACGGCGCCGACTACATCAACTGCCCCATGACCAAGGAGCAGTATGACGGCTTCGTCGCCGCGCTGATGTCAGGCGAGAAGACCGAGTTCAAGGAGTGGGAAACCAACACACCCTATTTCGACGGCTGCCTGCCGATCGAGGTGATGGCCGAGCGCGGTCCCGAGACGCTGCGGCACGGCCCGATGAAACCGGTTGGCCTCACCAATCCGCACGATCCCACCACGAAAGCCTACGCGATCGTGCAGCTCCGACAGGACAACAAGCTCGGCACGCTCTACAACATCGTCGGTTTCCAGACGAAACTGAAATACGGCGAGCAGCAGCGCATCTTCCGTACCATTCCCGGGCTGGAGAAAGCCGAATTCGCTCGTCTCGGCGGACTGCATCGCAACACCTTCCTCAATTCGCCAAAACTGCTCGACAGCCAGCTGCGCCTGCGCGCGCAGCCACGGCTGCGCTTTGCCGGTCAGATGACGGGCTGCGAAGGTTATGTGGAATCGGCCAGCGTCGGCCTGATCGCCGGCCTCTACGCCGCGGCCGATGCGCGCGGCGAACGGCTTGCGAGCCCGCCGGCCACGACGGCGCTCGGATCCTTGCTCGGCCACATCACCGGCGGCCATATCGAGACCATCGAGCCGGGCACGCGCTCGTTCCAGCCGATGAACATCAATTTCGGCCTATTCCCGCCGCTTGCAAGCCCACCGACGAAGAAGCCCGACGGCACGCGCCTGCGTGGTAACGAGAAGACAGTGGCCAAGAAGCAGGCGATGAGCGCGTTGGCGCTGGCCGATCTCGATCGCTGGATCGCCGATCATTTGCGCATAGCCGCAGCCGCGTGA
- a CDS encoding DUF3597 domain-containing protein: MSIFGKIMGAIFGSHPASAAPAGGTPAGSAPAGTAPSGSAPASAPAAAPAATVDVAAIVDKAAAAHKGEKLEWRTSIVDLMKALDVDSSLAARKDLAKELGYTGDMNDSASMNVWLHKQVMSKLAANGGKLPPEIKH, from the coding sequence ATGAGCATTTTCGGGAAAATCATGGGCGCGATCTTCGGCAGCCATCCGGCTTCCGCTGCGCCCGCCGGCGGCACGCCCGCGGGCAGCGCACCTGCAGGGACCGCACCGAGCGGATCGGCGCCTGCATCCGCGCCGGCGGCCGCACCTGCGGCAACGGTGGACGTCGCCGCGATCGTCGACAAGGCGGCCGCCGCGCATAAGGGCGAGAAGCTGGAATGGCGCACCTCGATCGTCGACCTCATGAAGGCGCTCGACGTCGATTCGAGCCTCGCGGCGCGCAAAGACCTGGCCAAGGAGCTCGGCTACACCGGCGACATGAACGATTCTGCCAGCATGAATGTCTGGCTGCACAAGCAGGTGATGTCCAAGCTCGCTGCCAATGGCGGCAAGCTGCCGCCGGAAATCAAGCACTGA
- a CDS encoding GNAT family N-acetyltransferase — protein sequence MAASVRDNKDRSRFELDVGSEMAFANYRLAPSAVIITHTETPRALRGRGIASELIKGALEIIRRDGRKVIAGCGFVVDYLDRHPEDADLRA from the coding sequence ATGGCGGCATCGGTACGCGACAACAAGGACAGGAGCCGCTTTGAGCTCGATGTCGGCAGCGAGATGGCCTTCGCCAATTACCGGCTGGCGCCGTCGGCCGTCATCATCACTCACACCGAGACGCCGCGTGCGCTGCGCGGCCGCGGCATTGCGTCCGAGTTGATCAAGGGCGCGCTTGAGATCATCCGCCGCGACGGCAGGAAGGTGATCGCGGGCTGCGGCTTCGTCGTCGATTATCTCGACAGGCATCCGGAGGATGCGGATCTCCGCGCCTGA
- a CDS encoding tetratricopeptide repeat protein, producing the protein MRVPLNLMALLAVLAAIASAAVAAEGGPAWDVCVAPTSTPDERVKACSTVIDTKSETGGRLAGAYCARGHGFTEKRELDAALSDLDEAIKLDPTYACPFNNRGRVYSFKRDYDRAIAEYDQAIKLDPSLTMAYSNRGESRYSKGDLDGAIADFNAAIKRDPTYAMAYANRGYVYARKHDTAHALADYTMRIKLAPDLLAYIDRGNVYRDSEQLDRAAADYGEAIRIAPTDARGWRNRGMIRLYLGDNKGGLADYDKALQYDPADVFSWNNRGQAKMRLGDFKGAIADFRKALELNPGLQTAQEALWKLGAL; encoded by the coding sequence ATGCGTGTCCCGCTCAATCTCATGGCCTTGCTCGCCGTGCTCGCTGCGATAGCGTCGGCCGCGGTCGCGGCCGAGGGCGGTCCGGCTTGGGACGTTTGCGTGGCGCCAACCAGCACGCCGGATGAGCGGGTGAAGGCCTGCTCGACCGTGATCGACACGAAAAGCGAGACCGGCGGGAGGCTCGCTGGCGCCTATTGCGCCCGCGGTCATGGCTTCACCGAGAAGCGCGAGCTCGATGCGGCGTTGTCCGATCTCGACGAGGCGATCAAGCTCGACCCGACCTATGCCTGCCCGTTCAACAATCGCGGCCGCGTCTACAGCTTCAAGCGCGACTATGATCGCGCCATCGCCGAGTACGACCAGGCCATCAAGCTCGATCCGTCGCTGACGATGGCCTATAGCAACCGCGGGGAGTCCCGTTACAGCAAGGGCGATCTCGACGGTGCCATTGCCGATTTCAATGCGGCGATCAAGCGCGATCCCACCTATGCCATGGCCTATGCCAATCGCGGCTACGTCTACGCCCGCAAGCACGACACGGCGCATGCGCTTGCCGATTACACGATGCGGATCAAGCTCGCCCCCGATCTGCTCGCCTATATCGACCGCGGCAATGTGTATCGCGACAGCGAGCAGCTCGACCGCGCTGCCGCCGACTACGGCGAGGCGATCCGCATCGCGCCAACTGACGCGCGCGGCTGGCGCAATCGCGGCATGATTCGGCTTTACCTCGGCGACAACAAGGGCGGCCTTGCCGATTACGACAAGGCGCTGCAATACGATCCCGCCGACGTATTCTCCTGGAACAACCGCGGGCAAGCCAAGATGCGGCTTGGCGACTTCAAGGGCGCGATCGCCGATTTCAGGAAGGCGCTGGAACTGAACCCCGGTTTGCAGACGGCACAGGAGGCACTGTGGAAGCTCGGTGCGCTGTGA
- a CDS encoding DUF1127 domain-containing protein gives MLLSLIRMIQAFRDYQRNVAELSQLSDRELADIGLDRSDIPRVAAGQYQG, from the coding sequence ATGCTGCTCTCGCTCATCCGCATGATCCAGGCCTTCCGGGACTATCAGCGCAATGTTGCCGAGCTGTCCCAGCTCAGCGATCGCGAACTGGCCGATATCGGCCTCGATCGCTCGGACATCCCGCGCGTTGCTGCCGGTCAGTATCAGGGCTGA
- a CDS encoding DUF2189 domain-containing protein, with product MATLYQGNVPTMGQTADAAGPMIRTIQLSDLHDALRRGWEDFKAVPSHAIILCVIYPVLGLVLARVVMGYSVLPLLFPLAAGFALIGPFAALGLYELSSRRERHEEATAWDAMDVLRSPSFGAMLGLGVLLLALFVTWVATAQAIYVAAFGYEGVTGISDFATRVLTTSQGWWLIVVGCGTGFLFALAALCISAVSFPLMLDRHAGALEAMVTSLRVVAKNPVPMAAWGLTVAVLLALGTIPAFLGLAVVIPLLGHATWHLYRKAIVSEPGARPVPPPPQRPRKPAADFPANLFPWRNRQ from the coding sequence ATGGCCACACTCTATCAGGGCAATGTCCCCACGATGGGCCAGACCGCAGATGCGGCTGGACCGATGATCCGAACGATTCAACTCTCCGACCTGCACGACGCGCTCAGGCGCGGCTGGGAGGATTTCAAGGCGGTTCCGAGCCACGCCATCATTCTCTGCGTGATCTATCCAGTGCTGGGCCTCGTGCTCGCCCGCGTGGTGATGGGCTATTCGGTCCTCCCGCTGCTGTTTCCGCTCGCCGCGGGCTTCGCCCTGATCGGCCCGTTCGCAGCGCTCGGCCTCTATGAGCTCTCGAGCCGCCGGGAGCGCCATGAAGAGGCCACTGCCTGGGATGCCATGGACGTGCTGCGCTCGCCCTCCTTCGGAGCCATGCTCGGCCTCGGCGTGTTGTTGCTCGCGTTGTTCGTAACCTGGGTCGCGACCGCGCAGGCGATCTACGTGGCGGCATTCGGGTACGAAGGCGTGACCGGAATCTCGGATTTCGCGACGCGCGTGCTGACGACTTCGCAGGGCTGGTGGCTGATCGTGGTCGGCTGCGGCACCGGCTTTCTGTTCGCGCTCGCCGCGCTTTGCATCAGCGCCGTATCGTTCCCGCTGATGCTCGACCGCCATGCCGGCGCGCTGGAGGCGATGGTGACCTCGCTTCGCGTCGTCGCCAAGAACCCGGTGCCGATGGCAGCCTGGGGCTTGACCGTCGCGGTGCTGCTGGCGCTCGGCACCATCCCCGCGTTCCTCGGGCTCGCGGTCGTCATCCCCCTGCTCGGCCACGCCACTTGGCACCTGTATCGCAAGGCCATCGTCTCGGAGCCCGGCGCGCGGCCGGTACCGCCGCCGCCCCAGCGTCCACGTAAGCCGGCGGCGGATTTCCCCGCCAATCTGTTCCCGTGGCGGAATAGGCAATAG
- a CDS encoding DUF3828 domain-containing protein, which translates to MLSRRSLVAASLFAAATPAFAQAPAGNDPVAILTAIYTRAAKGKGDGGAAFVTQNKAAKAKYFSKALIALWARADAHTPKGDVGPVDFDPVTNSQEPDVKSFKVDAEKTETDQATLAVTITGHRNDRKPADQIVRYDFLREAGNWKIDDIKGSSDGKAWSIRKMLTDALKS; encoded by the coding sequence ATGCTCTCCCGTCGCAGCCTCGTGGCCGCCTCTCTGTTCGCGGCCGCTACACCCGCCTTCGCCCAAGCGCCCGCCGGCAACGATCCCGTCGCAATCCTCACCGCAATCTACACCCGCGCAGCCAAGGGCAAAGGCGATGGCGGCGCTGCCTTCGTCACCCAGAACAAGGCGGCGAAAGCAAAGTATTTCTCCAAGGCGCTAATTGCGCTGTGGGCCAGGGCGGATGCGCATACGCCGAAGGGCGATGTCGGACCGGTCGATTTCGATCCCGTCACCAATTCGCAGGAACCCGACGTGAAGTCGTTCAAGGTTGACGCGGAGAAAACGGAGACCGACCAGGCCACGCTCGCCGTGACCATCACGGGCCATCGCAACGACCGTAAACCCGCCGACCAGATCGTGCGTTACGACTTCCTACGCGAGGCCGGCAACTGGAAGATCGACGACATCAAGGGCTCCTCCGACGGTAAAGCCTGGTCGATCCGCAAGATGCTGACGGACGCGCTGAAAAGTTGA